The nucleotide window CGCGATGAGGTCGTCACGTATGCTGCGAGACTGCTTGCGCAGAACGTTCCTGTTGAGCTGCATGTTTATCCTGGCGTGCCTCATGCGTTTGAGTTGATCGCGCCTAATATCGAAGTCTCGAAAAGGGCTGTTGAGAACAGGCggagagccatgatggactTCTAGGGCTGTCCCTTATACGGCGTCTTTGAATAAATTGAGAAAACAATTGCACTCGGATAAGCACCTCATCTTCTCGACGTATTTTCGTGTGGAATTCTGCCGGCTAATATAAGGCAGAATGCCAGATACCTAGTCTACAGCTTTcaaagccttaaataagcACATGCTTGACAGCTCCCAACGCGGCTTAAATTTACTTCCTCAACCCCAAAGAATGGATCTTTCAAGTGTACTTTCCTTTGGCTCTCGCCATTTGCGTCATTGGCGAATCGAAGGCTTTAGCGCCGACTACTACAATGCACTTTATGTGACATTTCTAGCTGATAATCCAGGCTCACAACATCCCCCATACCATCTTCTTTGTGTTTTaaaggatgacgatgaggctCTCGACACGCTGTTCGCCGCGTCATATCCAGAAACCGGCCAAACGACAGTTCATCAACAAACAATTGAAAGTTTGGCTGGCAGTATCGCTTCTCGCTTAGAAGCGTGGTCAAGACGCCGCAACCTGTCATCTATTTTGGAAACACTTACTCTGGGTTCTCGATTCCACCTTGAATTTGATACGACCGGGGAAGATGCCGGAGTCTGGCTTTGTCCTAATACCGAGCTCGAGCGTCGGTACCTTAGCTTATCCAGGCTCCAGCAGCTCTGGGAGCCGTTGTCACTGGAGATGCCACCTACGCTGAGACTGGAAGAACTCAGAGCTGTCAGAAGACTGCATGACTCTGTATCTGTTGTGCTACTTCCGGATGGTACGCAAGCCGTGTTCAAAGGCGCTGTCAGAGTCGTAGCACGGCTGTACCACGAACTCCGAGAACTTCTTCGACTACCAAGCCATCCCAACCTTATATCCAGACCATCCTTTATCGTCACACGTCAAGTGCCAAACAGACATGAAACTATAGTCTGCGGTTTTATTCTGCAATATCACACTGGCGGCTCTTTGCTCAACCGGCTCAAGGACTGTGCCGCTCTTGGTGAGAAATCACAACTAAGCATGCATACGAAGGTGAAGTGGATTTTTCAGTTAACCAGCGCGCTGAAGCATATTCATACCTGCCAGGGCGGGTTTTATTCTGATCTAAGGCTCGACAACGTGGTCATAACCGGAAAGGAAGACATCGTTTTGGTTGACTTGGAGCAATGCGGCTCAGCGCGACGCTGGCTGCATCCGAATGCTTGGCCGAGTTCATCAGACGAGGAACCCCAAGCCTGGGACGAGAGCCCAATCAACCCAGCTCACATGCCCAAAGGCATATTCTACTCAAACCCGCAATCAGGCTACTTCAAGCAATTCGCACACGCAACAGACCCCGAGAGACAAATGATGGAGAACTACAGCCTGGCAAAAGTCATGTGGTGCATTTTCGAGGAACAGACCAACAGCAAGATCTACTTGGATGTGGATGGCTTGCCTGGCGCGCATTGTGTATTTCCCAAGTTTGACAAGACGCCCTGGCGCATGCGTTACTGGATTTGGCTGTGTACACGTGTCAGCGCAGAATGGGGGGATGCTGCGTGCACATGTCGCGCGGAGGAGGCGCCCGTGTGTGGCATGACGGGCGCAAGGATGCAACAGGGTAGAGAGGTTGGGCCTGGGTTATTGGAAACCTGGAAGTATCTGCAAGCCACCTTCAACCTGGAACAGGGATGAGCAGAGGACACTGCAGCCTCACTCTGGGGGTAAATTGACGTATTGTTGGCTGTATACTTATCTAGCGATCTACCTGTTTTTGGTCGCTTTTGCTGTATTCGTATAACAAAATGACGCGTTAACCTGTGCTACACCTGCAAAGACTGGAGCGAAACAATGGAGGATACATGCAAGTTCCCACACAACTCGGATCTCTACGGCATCGGGATCCGTGTTGGCCTCTACTGTCAATGGCTCACATCACTGGCATCTCAAATCTACGTCCCCGCTGAAGCGCCCGCTACGCAAGCTACCTCGCAGCTATTCCAAAGCGCCGTTCTGATTTCATTGGTTGTTCTCACTGCAACCCGTTCCATCTATCAGCCAgaggtcatcgtcgtcctttCGCTCAGTTTCGGCGGCTTtctcacatcacatcatctGCCCGATCTTGTCAATGACCGAGCGTCTATACCGCGGCGAGCCGTCGCTGTGATCAATTTCGGCGCCTTTGTCGCTTACTGCTGCTGGTTCTGGTCCAGCGGTGCCCTCAGACTCCAGAAACAACATCCGGATTGTGTTTACGTAACCATGCTCTTTGGCCGATGGAAGATCATGGCTTTGCGTATCTTTGGGATAGTCATGAGCTCTATTGGAGGTTTTGTGTTTCTAGTCGTCGCGGCCGCATACACACGACGGGTTTCAGTGCTTGTCGCCCAGGACGGACTGAAAACCTCACTGGGGTACCTGATACCAGTCACGGGTGCGCCTGGGGTAGTGACGCGGGATTCGAAACCTCGCTGGCAGACCTGGCTTCAGATTGCAGTGGCTCTCCTCGCCCAGGCTCATGTGATAGCCATGGTAGAGCTGACATTGCGGTGGAACCCCCAACAAGATTACCAAAATGTTTTGGCAGCTGGACAAATGATACCACTTGTGATTGGAGTATCCGGACTGGTCAGGATTCTTTATCTGGTGTTAACCTCTCAGCTTCGGGTGCGGCTTGGAACTTCCTAGACTATTTATCAAGCTCATACAAAGTGCTTCCTTCCAAGACAAAATCGCCTACCAGCCCGTTCAAGCTCATGACGGATAGCCTTCAACTATAAAATGCATGGACATATTTTTTAAAGggttcctcctcctcagcatcaaaATCCTCGCCCCCTAGATCAGTGTAAATCTCCCCAGCCCGTCTGATATGAACATCTGCCTTGTCAGGATCATGCTGGAGGAGCAGCTTACCTAGGTGATGCAAACTCCTACCCAATGGCGCTTGTACTAGCGACAAAGAATTGTAGATCTCAATTGACTTTTCATAATAATTCCTAGAATTGTTGAGCTGTTAGATTCTGGAGAAGTAGGAATAACGAAACTAATGTGAAGGAAGAGAGTAGGAGTTCTTACACAGCTTTTTGCCAGTCTTCGGCTTGCCAAAGACATCCGAGCTTCCAATAAGAGCAAGCTGTATAAGGGTGTTTCTCCTTGAATACGTCTTGTCTGATCAATAGTGCCTCCTCATGCTTTGTTCTGCCCTCGAGAAATTTACCCTGGGCGAGATAGATGTTTGCCAGGCCATAAACATTGCGTGCATCCATAGCCCTAGTCAGAAGCATTAGCCTTCTCCAACTATCATAGAAACGAACTTCAATCTTACAGCCGCTGCTCCTTTGTCATGCTGGGTGATCTAGTCCTAGATAACTCGATCGATCGTTTGGAGAATTTCTCTGCCTTGTCTAGTTGCCCAGCGCAGAGCGAAGCCAAGGCAACGTTATGGTGAGACATTGCGAGCATCTGGAtctgctcttcttctctccccgAACGAATTTCGATAGACTTCTCTCCAAGATCGATCGCCTCGTCCAGGTTTCCGACGCCAACAGCTGCTGCACCTAAGCTCATATACGAGTTGGCAATTTGAGGATGGTCAGGTTCCATTAGACCGTCGTCTACTGCGCCCAGCCTCAAGTCAAGAGCCTCCTTCAAGCTGTCGTAGGCTTCTTTGGAGTTTGTCGCTAGAAGCTGAGCTCCGCCAATAGTTGTCCAGAGATCCGCTTGCAACCGCCTCGTCTCACATTTGACGTGCTTCAGGATTTCAAGGCCTGTGTGGGCCAAATCATTGGCGCGGATGTAGTCACCGCTTTCATACATTGACCTAATTGCGTCAGTATAATCATTACAGAGCCGAGTGATTTCTTACCAAGAACACCTATAGGCTAGCTCAGGAAAATGGACAGAATGCATATCTAGGCGGTCACGCTGCTGTTTATAGCGAAGTTCCAACGACTCAACATGCGAGCGATACTTTTGACACTGCAGCCAGAAAGAAGACATCAAAAGACCCTCATCAGATTGTTTTGGGAAAACAGCAAGAGAGATTTGCACAGCTGTGTTGAAAGACTCTCTCAACGTCTCTGGGCTCATTCTCTCGATAATGACATCCTGTAGCAAACGATGCATACAAATTGATGATCTGTCCCCGCGCACAAGTGAATATTCGGATAGTCCGGCAAGGGCATAGAGATATGAAGTTTCGTCTGCAGGGAGAGGCAACGATTGAGAAGCAACTATCTCAGGCGACACCATGTCTTCTGTGAAATTATCGGGATCCAAAAGCCCCATAACATGTAGAAGTTGAAGTGAATCCGAAGAAAGATTTTTGATGTTGGCTTCCCAGACAAGCATCAAGGACAACGGTgtgttcttctttttctcgtcGGACCATTCCAAGAGCGTCTTTCGAGATTTCTCTAGCCTTTGAAGGATACCGCTTAAAGACTTGCAAGCATCAATCATCGACGATGTGAGTAAGATGGCTAGAGGGAGGCCGTCAAGAAACTCGCAAATCTTATCAACCACTGTTAAATCTTTCTCGGCTTGTTCTTGTAGCGAAGGGTGCAGCAAGTCGAGCAGGAGATGGCGACTACCAAGAGGAGGCATGGCAGTTATCTCGTGTTCGTGCATAACGAGGTCAGCGGCAACATCCCTCCGACGGCTGGTGACGATGATAGTGCCGGAATAAGTTTTCGGCCAGACCTCTTCCAGCACAGACTTTTCCTCTACATTATCGTAAACGACAATGAACTGTTTGTCTGGTTGACAATGTCAGCAGGCCCTCGCTGTATCTGGTAATAAAACGGACTTACC belongs to Fusarium musae strain F31 chromosome 9, whole genome shotgun sequence and includes:
- a CDS encoding hypothetical protein (EggNog:ENOG41), whose amino-acid sequence is MDLSSVLSFGSRHLRHWRIEGFSADYYNALYVTFLADNPGSQHPPYHLLCVLKDDDEALDTLFAASYPETGQTTVHQQTIESLAGSIASRLEAWSRRRNLSSILETLTLGSRFHLEFDTTGEDAGVWLCPNTELERRYLSLSRLQQLWEPLSLEMPPTLRLEELRAVRRLHDSVSVVLLPDGTQAVFKGAVRVVARLYHELRELLRLPSHPNLISRPSFIVTRQVPNRHETIVCGFILQYHTGGSLLNRLKDCAALDEEPQAWDESPINPAHMPKGIFYSNPQSGYFKQFAHATDPERQMMENYSLAKVMWCIFEEQTNSKIYLDVDGLPGAHCVFPKFDKTPWRMRYWIWLCTRVSAEWGDAACTCRAEEAPVCGMTGARMQQGREVGPGLLETWKYLQATFNLEQG
- a CDS encoding hypothetical protein (EggNog:ENOG41), which encodes MNDQMLESSGQPLQGTSVLLFGLGGMGKSSITVKYIYNNYKKYEPYIFWIPCDTRQKLMAAVLVACQWLKIPLENSDADLAKAPGVWKYWLEHSDKQFIVVYDNVEEKSVLEEVWPKTYSGTIIVTSRRRDVAADLVMHEHEITAMPPLGSRHLLLDLLHPSLQEQAEKDLTVVDKICEFLDGLPLAILLTSSMIDACKSLSGILQRLEKSRKTLLEWSDEKKKNTPLSLMLVWEANIKNLSSDSLQLLHVMGLLDPDNFTEDMVSPEIVASQSLPLPADETSYLYALAGLSEYSLVRGDRSSICMHRLLQDVIIERMSPETLRESFNTAVQISLAVFPKQSDEGLLMSSFWLQCQKYRSHVESSMYESGDYIRANDLAHTGLEILKHVKCETRRLQADLWTTIGGAQLLATNSKEAYDSLKEALDLRLGAVDDGLMEPDHPQIANSYMSLGAAAVGVGNLDEAIDLGEKSIEIRSGREEEQIQMLAMSHHNVALASLCAGQLDKAEKFSKRSIELSRTRSPSMTKEQRL